One Vulcanisaeta thermophila DNA segment encodes these proteins:
- the aprB gene encoding adenylyl-sulfate reductase subunit beta, translated as MPSYVIPAKCTGCGDCVNICPSHIMRFTKSGLFGRKAYNAEPEMCWECYNCVKHCPQGAVQIRGYQDFTPMGGAVEVYRDEKTNRVYWTIRYRNGTIKYFVFPIRTTPWGSIKPPTEYPEPPKELLRTPYLSCEHEQLGGNKLGVELPRYKVPEVVKVEVRG; from the coding sequence ATGCCCTCGTACGTAATCCCCGCAAAGTGCACGGGGTGTGGGGACTGCGTGAACATTTGCCCAAGCCACATAATGAGGTTCACTAAATCGGGGCTTTTTGGGAGGAAGGCCTACAATGCGGAGCCCGAGATGTGCTGGGAGTGCTACAACTGTGTGAAGCACTGTCCACAGGGTGCCGTGCAGATAAGGGGTTACCAGGACTTCACCCCGATGGGTGGTGCAGTGGAGGTTTATAGGGACGAGAAGACGAACAGGGTCTACTGGACCATTAGGTATAGGAACGGCACTATTAAGTACTTCGTATTCCCAATAAGAACAACACCCTGGGGCTCAATAAAGCCACCCACTGAATACCCAGAGCCACCCAAGGAGTTACTGAGGACTCCGTACTTGTCCTGCGAGCATGAGCAGCTAGGCGGTAATAAACTAGGCGTTGAGTTACCCAGGTATAAGGTTCCCGAGGTTGTGAAGGTGGAGGTGAGGGGGTGA
- the aprA gene encoding adenylyl-sulfate reductase subunit alpha: MVRVRYVDADILIIGGGMAGSGAAWEARYWCRNCRVVIAEKANINRSGAVAMGLSAINTYMGLKCKENTVEDYVKYVRGDLMGIVREDLVYDYARHVDSTVHLFDEWGLPIWPNPQTGCYVREGKWQIMIHGESYKAIVAEAARKAVGEENVFNRVMVTHLLKSPSNPNRVVGAIGFNVNDGTVYVFRAKATIVSAGGGSHVYRPRSQGEGLGRAWYPPWSSASSYGLMIEAGAVMTMMEARFVVPRFKDGYGPVGAYQLLLKTKITNAYGQDFWKPHYEEIKKLYSGKGNYPDLPITPTTLRVYAQRLEWMAGRGPSLMRTEETVKKGTESEAIAYEDFLDMTISQVVIWAGQNHEPAERPYEVITTEPYVMGSHATECGAWASGPDDLAPKKIEGLPDDRGYQYYWGYNRMTTLDGLFCAGDGCGANPHKFSSGSFTEGRLAAKSAVLFIMDHSDEKIEVDKAQVDSIITKLMEPLERYERGKYTVVTGPSYMHPIDPTKMYWKQGLFRLQKIMDEYAGGWSTMYVTNEWMLNRALELLQFLKEDFINYAAAQDWHELMRVWELWHRILTAEAVVRHMLFRKETRWPGYYVRADYPALDDENWHVFVNSRYDAKTGKWELWKVPVIHIIPFP; encoded by the coding sequence ATGGTGAGGGTTAGGTACGTAGACGCGGACATATTAATAATCGGCGGTGGAATGGCGGGCTCAGGGGCCGCCTGGGAGGCAAGGTACTGGTGCAGGAATTGCAGGGTTGTGATTGCCGAGAAAGCCAACATAAACAGGAGTGGTGCAGTGGCCATGGGCTTATCGGCAATAAACACTTACATGGGCCTTAAGTGCAAGGAGAACACTGTCGAGGACTACGTTAAGTACGTGAGGGGCGACCTAATGGGTATTGTGAGGGAGGACCTGGTTTATGACTATGCGAGGCACGTTGACTCCACGGTACACCTCTTCGACGAGTGGGGCCTGCCAATATGGCCAAACCCACAGACGGGGTGCTACGTTAGGGAGGGTAAGTGGCAGATAATGATACACGGAGAGTCATACAAGGCCATTGTGGCAGAGGCCGCAAGGAAGGCTGTGGGTGAGGAGAACGTGTTCAATAGGGTAATGGTGACGCACCTACTCAAGAGCCCAAGTAACCCCAACAGGGTAGTGGGTGCCATAGGCTTCAACGTGAATGACGGCACAGTATACGTATTCAGGGCGAAGGCAACCATAGTGAGTGCTGGTGGTGGATCACACGTCTATAGGCCTAGGTCACAGGGCGAGGGCTTGGGCAGGGCTTGGTACCCACCATGGTCCTCAGCATCATCTTACGGCTTGATGATAGAGGCCGGCGCGGTAATGACCATGATGGAGGCTAGGTTCGTGGTCCCAAGGTTCAAGGATGGGTATGGGCCAGTGGGGGCATACCAACTGTTGCTAAAGACCAAGATAACCAATGCATATGGTCAGGACTTCTGGAAGCCGCATTACGAGGAGATAAAGAAGTTGTACAGTGGTAAGGGTAACTACCCAGACCTACCAATAACACCAACAACACTAAGGGTATACGCACAAAGGCTTGAGTGGATGGCCGGCCGTGGACCAAGTCTAATGAGGACTGAGGAGACCGTTAAGAAGGGCACAGAGAGTGAGGCCATTGCCTACGAGGACTTCCTGGACATGACCATAAGCCAGGTGGTCATATGGGCTGGGCAGAACCATGAGCCTGCCGAGAGGCCCTATGAGGTAATCACCACGGAGCCCTACGTAATGGGTAGCCACGCCACGGAATGCGGTGCATGGGCCTCGGGACCTGACGACCTGGCTCCAAAGAAGATTGAGGGATTACCCGATGACAGGGGTTACCAGTACTACTGGGGTTACAACAGGATGACGACGCTCGACGGCTTATTCTGCGCGGGTGATGGTTGTGGGGCTAACCCGCACAAGTTCAGTAGTGGTTCATTCACAGAGGGTAGGCTAGCCGCTAAGTCTGCGGTGCTCTTCATAATGGATCATAGTGATGAGAAGATAGAGGTTGACAAGGCCCAGGTGGACTCGATAATTACTAAGTTGATGGAGCCCCTGGAGAGGTACGAACGTGGTAAGTACACGGTGGTCACAGGCCCAAGCTACATGCACCCAATAGACCCAACCAAGATGTATTGGAAGCAGGGCTTGTTCAGGCTTCAGAAGATCATGGATGAGTACGCGGGTGGTTGGTCAACAATGTACGTAACCAATGAGTGGATGTTGAATAGGGCCTTGGAGCTGCTTCAATTCCTTAAGGAGGACTTCATAAACTACGCAGCGGCCCAGGACTGGCATGAGTTAATGAGGGTTTGGGAGCTCTGGCACAGGATACTCACAGCGGAGGCCGTGGTTAGGCACATGCTCTTTAGGAAGGAGACTAGGTGGCCAGGCTACTACGTAAGGGCCGACTACCCAGCCCTTGACGATGAGAATTGGCATGTATTCGTTAACTCGAGGTATGATGCCAAGACAGGTAAGTGGGAGCTCTGGAAGGTGCCTGTGATACACATAATACCATTCCCATAA
- the sat gene encoding sulfate adenylyltransferase — protein sequence MSLKVYMPPPHGGKLVDAVIRDKDKAVSMAAGAVPYDIRATRDPVSGMPIRNVYREIMSIAYGFFSPLDRFMTRNEVESVLKERRLLDGWLFPFPIIFDIAEDDLRKLGVKEGDRLLLRLKGEPFAVLDIEEIWRFDPKDIADRTFGTPEKNGEVVKRRFDEKHPGWLIYRSMTGTAIAGKVFVINEPVFKDPYNRFWYPPAKSREEIQRRGWRTVIAHQTRNVPHTGHEHLMKNAAYLGDIEPAHGILVNAIIGAKRLGDFVDEAILEGHEAINKYGYISPRRHMVTMTLWDMRYGNPLESLLHGIIRQNMGCTHHMFGRDHAAVGDYYDPYATQILWERGLPSYGLNAPPYDLDKGLKIRPVNIKEFWYCPKCGEIAYSDTCGHADIAQRFSGSFIRGLIAEGIEPPPIIFRPEVYRVIVKWWRVYGYPFVNKKYLELKERELEVDVPKLEVPVKR from the coding sequence ATGAGTCTTAAGGTGTACATGCCACCACCACATGGTGGGAAGCTTGTTGATGCAGTTATTAGGGATAAGGACAAAGCAGTCAGTATGGCCGCGGGCGCCGTGCCCTATGACATAAGGGCTACGAGGGATCCCGTGAGTGGTATGCCCATTAGGAATGTTTATAGGGAGATAATGAGCATAGCCTATGGCTTCTTCAGCCCACTGGATAGGTTCATGACGAGGAATGAGGTTGAGAGTGTGCTTAAGGAGAGGAGGCTCCTTGATGGTTGGTTGTTCCCATTCCCAATAATATTTGACATAGCCGAGGATGACCTTAGGAAGCTCGGTGTTAAGGAGGGCGATAGATTACTGCTTAGGCTTAAGGGTGAACCCTTCGCGGTACTTGATATTGAGGAGATTTGGAGGTTTGACCCCAAGGACATTGCGGACAGAACCTTCGGAACCCCGGAGAAGAATGGTGAGGTGGTTAAGAGGAGATTTGATGAGAAGCACCCTGGCTGGTTGATTTACAGGAGCATGACTGGCACAGCCATTGCTGGCAAGGTCTTCGTTATAAACGAGCCTGTTTTCAAGGATCCCTACAACAGGTTCTGGTACCCACCCGCCAAGAGTAGGGAGGAGATTCAGAGGAGGGGTTGGAGGACCGTCATAGCTCACCAGACTAGGAATGTGCCCCACACAGGCCATGAACACCTAATGAAGAACGCAGCCTACCTGGGCGATATAGAACCAGCCCACGGCATACTGGTTAATGCAATCATTGGTGCCAAGAGGCTTGGGGACTTCGTTGACGAGGCTATTTTAGAAGGTCACGAGGCCATTAATAAGTATGGTTACATAAGCCCCAGGAGGCATATGGTTACAATGACCCTGTGGGACATGAGGTATGGAAACCCACTGGAGTCGTTGTTGCATGGCATAATTAGGCAGAATATGGGCTGCACGCACCATATGTTTGGCCGTGACCACGCAGCCGTGGGTGATTACTACGACCCATACGCAACCCAGATACTGTGGGAGAGGGGGTTGCCTAGCTATGGACTTAATGCACCACCTTATGATCTAGATAAGGGGCTTAAGATAAGGCCCGTGAATATAAAGGAGTTCTGGTACTGCCCCAAGTGTGGTGAAATAGCCTACAGCGACACGTGCGGTCATGCCGATATTGCCCAGAGGTTTAGTGGTTCCTTCATTAGGGGTTTGATTGCCGAGGGTATTGAGCCACCACCAATAATCTTCAGGCCCGAGGTTTACAGGGTTATTGTTAAGTGGTGGAGGGTGTATGGCTACCCATTCGTTAATAAGAAGTACCTTGAGTTAAAAGAGAGGGAGCTCGAGGTTGATGTACCCAAGTTGGAAGTACCCGTGAAGAGGTGA
- a CDS encoding DUF6955 family protein, with amino-acid sequence MPYKMAVILDKARLERIKGTQLEKLVKDLYGGYLKVIELEVPDDIAQRILKEFPRARIDARGFIEETPVVFKRELFEVIAQLKSVGREVFEELLKPERLSKIKEYAAKEEEYLPPPELPEEKK; translated from the coding sequence ATGCCCTACAAGATGGCGGTAATACTCGACAAGGCCAGGCTTGAGAGAATCAAGGGAACACAACTGGAGAAGCTTGTGAAGGACCTCTACGGTGGTTACCTGAAGGTTATTGAGTTGGAGGTGCCTGATGATATTGCCCAGAGGATTCTTAAGGAGTTTCCGAGGGCTAGGATTGACGCCAGGGGCTTCATTGAGGAGACGCCCGTGGTCTTCAAGAGGGAGTTGTTCGAGGTTATTGCACAACTCAAGAGCGTGGGTAGGGAGGTTTTTGAGGAGTTACTAAAGCCCGAGAGACTCAGTAAGATTAAGGAGTATGCGGCTAAGGAGGAGGAGTACCTGCCACCACCTGAGCTGCCTGAGGAGAAGAAGTGA
- a CDS encoding SAM-dependent methyltransferase, whose translation MPIYVVGAGPWDPDLITLKAVKVLVKADVVYFGSLINEEIISRYAPRARRIYMGHVRGEDHERFVREAIKLAKEGLNVVFLKNGDPTIFGRGIEICREAIKEGVDCEIVPGVSSFTAAAARYLIEFGRSIALVAYPNLEVLGELGNVDTKVVFMSTEAINQVLRFLRGDEELIVISRATYPDENMVVINGEVKGDLEGIKRPSIIIIRKKVVRDEGH comes from the coding sequence ATGCCCATTTACGTGGTTGGCGCTGGCCCCTGGGATCCGGACCTAATTACGTTAAAGGCTGTTAAAGTATTGGTTAAGGCTGATGTGGTATACTTTGGCTCCTTAATTAATGAGGAGATAATCAGTAGGTACGCACCGAGGGCCAGGAGGATTTACATGGGGCATGTTAGGGGTGAGGATCATGAAAGGTTCGTTAGGGAAGCCATCAAATTGGCTAAGGAGGGCCTCAACGTGGTCTTCCTAAAGAATGGTGACCCCACGATATTTGGTAGGGGTATTGAAATTTGTAGGGAGGCTATTAAGGAGGGTGTTGATTGTGAGATTGTGCCAGGCGTTAGCAGCTTCACCGCAGCGGCCGCCAGATACCTCATTGAGTTTGGCAGAAGCATAGCCCTTGTGGCATACCCAAACCTGGAGGTCCTTGGGGAGCTTGGTAATGTGGATACGAAGGTCGTCTTCATGTCCACCGAGGCCATAAACCAGGTCTTAAGGTTTCTTAGGGGTGATGAGGAGTTGATCGTGATAAGCAGGGCCACGTACCCCGATGAGAACATGGTGGTCATTAACGGGGAGGTCAAGGGAGACCTAGAGGGTATTAAGAGACCATCAATAATCATAATTAGGAAGAAGGTGGTGAGGGATGAGGGTCATTAA